In Nitrosophilus alvini, the following are encoded in one genomic region:
- the speD gene encoding adenosylmethionine decarboxylase, translated as MKSLGKHLLAEYYRCDEDAINDVAKVEEALKKAAEIAGATVIGSSFHRFEPFGVSGVVVISESHLTIHTWPEYGFSAVDIFTCGDHVDPMKAHEYLKKVFRTENATVETVLRGVLNIPDLRHKPGGSFISGQGTKVEDIGKR; from the coding sequence ATGAAATCATTGGGAAAACATCTTTTAGCTGAATATTACCGATGCGACGAGGATGCGATAAACGACGTGGCAAAAGTTGAAGAGGCTTTGAAAAAGGCGGCAGAAATTGCAGGAGCTACGGTGATAGGGAGTTCTTTTCACCGGTTTGAGCCTTTCGGAGTCAGCGGTGTAGTGGTTATAAGTGAAAGCCATCTTACTATCCATACGTGGCCGGAGTACGGTTTTTCAGCTGTAGATATATTTACATGCGGTGATCATGTAGATCCTATGAAAGCCCATGAGTACCTCAAAAAAGTATTCAGAACGGAAAATGCGACTGTAGAGACGGTTTTAAGAGGTGTTTTGAATATACCGGATCTCAGACACAAGCCGGGAGGAAGTTTTATAAGCGGTCAAGGAACAAAGGTGGAAGATATCGGGAAGAGATGA
- the maf gene encoding septum formation inhibitor Maf yields MVRLCSASETRAKILKEVGIEFIQCSGDFDEEALLEKYRRPESFVYHATKGKYDNCLQKFGLDLPLIVADTVVSVDGEILRKARNKEEAYRILRRQSGNRVTILTCTMYKSEKKEFVDLSATHYVFDEFEEEDLKEYLESEEWIGKAGACMVEGFCKKYIREVRGYESCARGLTIEKLLPFMDIKK; encoded by the coding sequence ATGGTAAGACTTTGCAGTGCGAGCGAAACGAGAGCCAAGATACTGAAAGAGGTCGGCATTGAGTTTATACAATGCAGCGGCGATTTTGATGAAGAGGCTCTTTTGGAAAAGTATAGGAGGCCAGAAAGTTTCGTCTATCATGCGACAAAAGGGAAATATGACAACTGTCTTCAGAAATTTGGACTAGATCTTCCTCTTATTGTAGCCGATACCGTTGTCAGTGTAGATGGTGAGATACTGAGAAAAGCGCGGAACAAAGAGGAAGCTTACAGAATACTGAGGCGTCAAAGCGGAAACAGAGTCACTATTCTTACATGTACTATGTATAAATCCGAAAAAAAAGAGTTTGTAGATCTTTCGGCAACGCATTATGTTTTCGATGAATTTGAGGAAGAGGATTTGAAAGAGTATTTAGAAAGCGAAGAGTGGATAGGAAAAGCAGGTGCATGCATGGTAGAGGGATTTTGTAAAAAGTATATAAGAGAAGTCCGTGGATATGAGAGTTGCGCAAGGGGGCTTACTATTGAAAAGCTGCTTCCTTTTATGGATATAAAAAAATGA
- a CDS encoding aminotransferase class I/II-fold pyridoxal phosphate-dependent enzyme yields the protein MYEKELKALKRAGRFRHRKIFDKNLCDFASNDYLGFAEDKRLLKKAYEKLEKYPLNAAKASLLVNGYTEIHKNFEDDLCRINGFEAGIVLGSGFLANIALIEALPRRGDAIFIDEEYHASGVLAAKLTPADVVFFRHNDPDNLKKKINSKGVKGRVIIAVEGVYSMSGEVVKKEIFDIADETDALLIVDEAHSSGVLGQNLTGVFDYYNIPVTKKHIKMGTLGKAYGSYGAYILASNEIISFLENRAKSVIYTTALSIFDVLLAHEALKKIEKKKEAIKKKLNKRKKIVKDILGYDMESLILSVPVKNSKEALQLQEVLAQKGFLTGAIRPPTVKEPILRIIPRLKESCEDLKKLLREVKEYVQM from the coding sequence ATGTATGAAAAGGAACTGAAAGCACTTAAAAGAGCCGGGCGTTTCAGGCACCGAAAAATTTTTGATAAAAATCTTTGCGATTTCGCATCAAATGACTATCTTGGTTTTGCCGAAGATAAAAGGCTTTTGAAAAAAGCATACGAAAAATTAGAAAAATATCCTTTAAATGCTGCGAAAGCTTCACTTCTTGTAAACGGATATACAGAAATTCATAAAAATTTTGAAGATGATTTATGCAGGATAAACGGTTTTGAAGCTGGAATTGTTTTAGGAAGTGGATTTTTGGCAAATATCGCTTTAATAGAGGCGCTACCAAGACGCGGTGATGCAATATTTATAGACGAAGAGTATCACGCCAGCGGAGTTTTGGCTGCAAAACTTACACCTGCGGATGTGGTTTTTTTCAGGCATAACGATCCGGATAACCTGAAAAAAAAGATCAACTCCAAAGGCGTCAAAGGACGTGTTATCATAGCTGTCGAAGGCGTATACTCCATGAGCGGTGAAGTTGTCAAAAAAGAGATATTTGATATCGCAGATGAAACAGATGCGCTTTTGATTGTGGACGAAGCTCACAGCAGCGGTGTTTTAGGGCAAAATCTGACAGGAGTTTTTGATTATTATAATATACCTGTTACAAAGAAGCATATAAAGATGGGGACTTTGGGTAAAGCTTACGGGAGCTACGGAGCATATATACTTGCTTCTAATGAAATAATCTCTTTTTTAGAAAACAGGGCGAAAAGTGTTATCTATACAACGGCACTCTCTATTTTTGATGTTTTATTGGCCCATGAAGCGCTGAAAAAAATTGAAAAAAAGAAAGAAGCTATCAAAAAAAAGTTGAATAAAAGAAAAAAGATTGTAAAAGATATTTTGGGCTATGATATGGAGTCTCTGATACTGAGTGTTCCTGTGAAAAATTCCAAAGAGGCCCTGCAACTGCAAGAAGTTTTGGCCCAAAAAGGATTTTTGACAGGGGCTATCAGGCCGCCTACAGTAAAAGAGCCGATACTTAGAATAATACCGAGATTGAAAGAGAGCTGCGAAGATTTGAAAAAACTGCTAAGAGAAGTAAAAGAATATGTTCAGATGTAA
- a CDS encoding ATP-binding cassette domain-containing protein — translation MFRCKKLVIKSPQKVLVDISFDIKESLALVGESGSGKSLTLKSLLFLLPPNLKSEIEYESDFELKRGETVSLVPQNPFTSLSPLTKIKDQFLAEEKVAAEFMEMVGLEKEFLYRFPPELSGGQLQRTIIAMALVLRPKLLLLDEPTTALDPDTKELVLELIEDMRKKMNFLILFVTHDIQSASRLCKDISVIKEGKIVESGETKKVLENPEKEYTKRLIEANFAKREFRK, via the coding sequence ATGTTCAGATGTAAAAAACTTGTTATAAAAAGCCCCCAGAAGGTGCTTGTTGATATATCTTTTGATATAAAAGAGTCACTTGCACTTGTGGGGGAGAGCGGAAGCGGGAAGAGTCTTACACTCAAATCGCTCCTGTTTTTGTTGCCGCCGAATCTAAAAAGCGAAATAGAGTATGAAAGCGATTTTGAACTCAAAAGAGGTGAAACTGTGTCTCTTGTTCCGCAAAATCCTTTTACATCTCTTTCGCCGCTTACAAAAATAAAAGATCAGTTTCTGGCAGAAGAAAAAGTGGCGGCAGAGTTTATGGAGATGGTGGGACTTGAAAAGGAGTTTTTGTACAGGTTTCCGCCTGAACTTAGCGGAGGGCAGTTGCAGCGTACGATAATTGCGATGGCTCTGGTACTGAGGCCAAAGCTACTTCTGTTGGATGAACCGACTACGGCTCTTGATCCCGATACAAAAGAGCTTGTACTGGAACTTATAGAAGATATGCGTAAAAAAATGAATTTTCTGATACTTTTTGTTACTCATGATATTCAGAGCGCATCAAGGCTCTGCAAAGATATATCAGTTATAAAAGAGGGTAAAATCGTAGAGAGCGGAGAGACAAAAAAAGTTTTGGAAAATCCAGAAAAAGAGTATACGAAAAGATTGATAGAAGCAAATTTTGCAAAAAGGGAATTTAGAAAGTGA
- a CDS encoding transglycosylase domain-containing protein, which produces MRFFISVLIVAFLGLFGGLLYYYNEIRHEADKVIDYRPDLTTRIYDRNGNLIANIFDKEHRIYAKYEEIPPRVIEALLAIEDTLFFEHNGINFDAIFRALIKDIKAMRLVEGASTLTQQLVKNTVLTREKKFSRKLKEVLLALKVETVLSKEEIIERYLNQIFFGHGYYGIKTAAYGYFRKELKDLTLKEAAMLVGLPRAPSYYDPTKNMEHALDRANRVLSRMHKLGWIDDATFAAALKEVPIVYNDTLTQNRAPYVTDEVVKRLSKELEDLKKGGYEIYTTIDLEYQDLAKEALGFGYENIIKRAKNSEQTDKLNGAMVVMENTTGDILALVGGVNYQESSFNRATQAKRQPGSSFKPFIYQAALNLGYSPATLIPDIARTYEFDNKDITKKWQPKNYEKDFKGLITLREALVHSRNLATINLVNEIGLVTIYKELKKFGFKDIPLDLSLSLGSMGMSPYEFAGFYSIISNYGKKVEPRLISKVLDRDKETVIEYEVESRELFEPKQAYLMIDILKDVVKRGTGRRAKVKGIELAGKTGTTNNNIDAWFCGFSPSIEVIVWYGKDDNKPMRRGEAGGVAAAPVFGYFFKKLLKKHPELKREFDIPDGVIFTKINGKKEVFTDISKPPAIQNSGQERLLF; this is translated from the coding sequence GTGAGATTTTTTATATCTGTTTTGATAGTTGCCTTTCTGGGGCTTTTCGGAGGGCTGCTTTATTACTATAATGAGATTCGCCATGAGGCGGATAAAGTTATAGACTACAGACCTGATCTTACCACAAGAATTTATGACAGAAACGGCAACCTAATAGCAAATATTTTTGATAAAGAGCACAGAATCTATGCAAAATACGAAGAGATACCTCCAAGAGTAATTGAGGCTCTTTTGGCTATTGAAGATACTCTCTTTTTTGAGCATAACGGTATCAATTTCGATGCAATCTTCAGAGCATTGATAAAAGATATAAAAGCTATGAGGCTTGTAGAAGGAGCAAGTACCCTTACACAGCAGCTTGTGAAAAATACCGTTCTGACAAGAGAGAAGAAGTTTTCAAGAAAACTCAAAGAAGTTCTGCTTGCTTTGAAAGTCGAAACTGTTCTTTCTAAAGAGGAGATAATAGAGAGATATCTCAATCAGATATTTTTCGGTCATGGATACTACGGTATAAAAACAGCTGCGTATGGATATTTCAGAAAAGAATTAAAAGACCTTACACTCAAAGAGGCCGCAATGCTTGTAGGGCTTCCCAGAGCCCCCAGTTATTATGACCCTACAAAAAATATGGAACACGCACTTGACCGTGCAAACAGGGTTCTTTCTAGAATGCACAAACTCGGGTGGATAGATGATGCCACTTTTGCTGCAGCATTAAAAGAGGTTCCTATTGTCTACAATGATACTTTGACACAGAACAGAGCGCCTTATGTTACCGATGAAGTTGTCAAGAGGCTCTCAAAAGAGTTAGAAGACCTCAAAAAAGGCGGATATGAGATATATACGACTATCGATCTTGAATATCAGGATCTGGCAAAAGAGGCTCTTGGATTTGGTTATGAAAATATTATCAAAAGAGCAAAAAACAGCGAACAGACAGATAAATTAAACGGTGCCATGGTTGTTATGGAAAATACCACAGGAGATATACTTGCCCTGGTTGGCGGGGTGAATTATCAGGAGAGTTCTTTCAACAGGGCTACGCAGGCAAAAAGACAGCCTGGATCTAGTTTCAAGCCTTTCATATATCAGGCGGCTTTAAATCTTGGATACTCTCCGGCCACTCTGATACCCGATATTGCAAGGACTTATGAATTTGACAATAAAGATATTACCAAAAAGTGGCAGCCCAAAAACTATGAAAAAGATTTTAAAGGATTGATAACGCTCAGAGAAGCCCTTGTACACTCAAGAAACCTTGCAACTATAAATCTTGTTAATGAAATAGGTCTGGTTACTATCTATAAAGAGCTTAAAAAGTTTGGATTTAAAGATATTCCCTTGGACCTCTCTCTTTCATTGGGAAGTATGGGTATGTCGCCTTACGAGTTTGCCGGCTTTTACTCCATAATCTCGAACTACGGTAAAAAGGTTGAGCCAAGGCTTATATCAAAAGTTTTGGACAGGGACAAAGAGACGGTCATAGAGTATGAGGTAGAAAGCAGAGAACTTTTTGAGCCGAAACAGGCATATCTGATGATAGATATTTTAAAAGATGTTGTCAAAAGAGGAACCGGTAGAAGAGCAAAAGTAAAAGGTATAGAACTTGCCGGAAAAACAGGAACTACAAACAACAACATAGATGCATGGTTCTGTGGATTTTCGCCTAGTATAGAGGTTATTGTATGGTATGGAAAAGATGACAATAAGCCTATGAGAAGAGGTGAGGCCGGAGGAGTTGCAGCAGCACCGGTTTTTGGATATTTTTTCAAAAAGCTTTTAAAAAAACATCCGGAGCTAAAAAGAGAGTTTGATATTCCGGACGGTGTGATATTTACTAAAATAAACGGAAAAAAAGAGGTGTTTACAGATATTTCAAAACCGCCTGCTATACAAAATTCCGGACAAGAGAGATTGCTGTTTTAA
- the glnA gene encoding type I glutamate--ammonia ligase, whose product MGKFVNSVEEFFSFCKENEIEFVDFRFTDIKGAWHHITYTMKAVNEEMLKNGMPFDGSSIEAWQPINKSDMILKPEVETAFIDPFTADPTVIVFCDVYDIYKGQMYEKCPRSIAKKALEYLKESGIGDVAYFGPENEFFIFDDVKIKDDINIQYFEVDTEEGEWNTATEYTESYNTAHRPGTKGGYFPVPPVDSMMDLRAEIMKVLEEVGLEVTLGHHEVAQGQGEIGVKFGTLIEAADNVQILKYVVKNVAHINGKTATFMPKPLFGDNGNGMHTHMSIWKDGKNLFYKEGEYGNISEIAKNFIGGIFHHAKAVAALTNATTNSYKRLIPGFEAPSILTFSSQNRSASCRIPFGAGEKSTRIEMRFPDSSANPYLAFTALLMAGLDGIKNKYEPVGPMDIDLFELTLDEIREKGIPQLPHTLREALEALIANNDFLKPVLTDEFIETYQHYKFETQVWPDEARPTAYEFKSTYSC is encoded by the coding sequence ATGGGTAAATTTGTAAACAGTGTAGAGGAGTTTTTCAGTTTCTGCAAAGAGAACGAGATTGAATTTGTCGATTTTCGCTTTACGGATATAAAAGGGGCTTGGCACCACATCACATATACGATGAAAGCGGTAAACGAAGAGATGCTTAAAAACGGTATGCCTTTTGACGGTTCTTCTATTGAAGCGTGGCAGCCGATAAACAAGTCTGACATGATTTTGAAGCCGGAAGTCGAAACTGCTTTCATCGATCCTTTCACTGCTGATCCGACAGTTATAGTTTTCTGTGACGTATACGATATATACAAAGGCCAAATGTATGAAAAATGCCCAAGATCTATAGCTAAAAAAGCTCTAGAATACTTGAAAGAATCAGGAATAGGCGATGTGGCATATTTCGGTCCTGAAAACGAGTTCTTTATTTTCGACGATGTAAAAATAAAAGATGATATAAATATTCAGTATTTTGAAGTAGATACAGAAGAAGGGGAGTGGAATACCGCTACAGAATATACTGAAAGTTACAACACTGCCCACAGACCGGGAACAAAAGGCGGATATTTTCCTGTTCCTCCAGTTGACAGTATGATGGACCTAAGAGCAGAAATCATGAAAGTTCTTGAAGAAGTAGGTCTTGAAGTTACTCTGGGACACCATGAGGTTGCACAGGGACAGGGCGAAATAGGTGTAAAATTCGGTACTCTCATCGAAGCTGCAGACAATGTTCAGATTCTCAAATATGTGGTCAAAAACGTTGCACATATCAACGGAAAAACTGCAACATTTATGCCAAAACCTCTCTTTGGAGACAACGGAAACGGAATGCATACACATATGTCCATCTGGAAAGATGGCAAAAACCTCTTTTATAAAGAAGGTGAATATGGAAACATAAGCGAAATAGCCAAGAATTTTATCGGTGGAATCTTCCATCATGCAAAAGCGGTAGCAGCTTTGACAAATGCAACTACAAACTCTTATAAAAGACTGATTCCCGGATTTGAAGCTCCATCAATTTTGACATTCTCTTCTCAAAACAGATCAGCTTCATGCAGAATCCCGTTCGGCGCGGGTGAAAAATCGACAAGAATAGAGATGAGATTCCCTGACAGCAGTGCAAACCCTTATCTTGCTTTTACTGCTCTATTGATGGCGGGACTTGACGGAATAAAAAACAAATATGAGCCGGTAGGTCCGATGGATATCGATCTATTTGAATTAACACTTGATGAAATCAGAGAAAAAGGAATTCCTCAGCTACCTCATACCCTAAGAGAAGCGCTTGAGGCACTTATAGCTAACAACGATTTCCTTAAACCGGTACTTACAGATGAGTTTATTGAAACTTATCAGCACTACAAATTTGAAACTCAGGTATGGCCTGACGAAGCAAGACCTACAGCTTACGAATTCAAATCAACATACTCTTGCTGA
- a CDS encoding histidinol-phosphatase has protein sequence MRVDLHNHTSLCNHAEGSIDEYIEKAIEKKIDIFGFSDHAPMKFDQKYRMSLEEADLYEKNILEAKEKYKNSIEILLGYEVDFIPGLIENRILCAEVDYLIGAVHFLPKSKEHKDILIHQDLWGFDNPEFIGEYKNKDIDKIWQDYFDAIEQMAKSGLFQIAAHLDLIKVFNFKPKKDIRLIAKNAIKAIKKSDMVIEISPAGIRKPVEEIYPSKELLEIAYELDIPITFGSDAHSPDHVGYKRETIENFAKSIGYTKCAYYRKKERILVDF, from the coding sequence ATGAGAGTCGATTTACACAACCACACATCGCTTTGCAATCATGCTGAAGGCTCGATAGATGAATATATAGAAAAGGCTATAGAGAAAAAAATAGATATTTTCGGTTTTTCAGACCACGCTCCTATGAAATTTGACCAAAAATACAGAATGAGTCTTGAAGAAGCGGATTTGTACGAAAAAAACATTTTGGAAGCAAAAGAAAAATACAAAAACAGTATCGAAATTCTGCTGGGATATGAAGTTGATTTTATACCTGGACTCATTGAAAATAGGATCTTATGTGCGGAAGTGGACTACCTTATAGGAGCGGTTCATTTTTTGCCTAAGTCCAAAGAACATAAAGATATTTTGATACATCAGGATCTTTGGGGATTTGACAACCCTGAATTTATAGGTGAATATAAAAACAAAGATATTGACAAAATATGGCAGGACTATTTTGACGCTATTGAGCAGATGGCAAAAAGCGGTCTGTTTCAGATAGCTGCGCATCTAGATCTTATAAAAGTTTTCAATTTCAAACCGAAAAAAGATATCAGACTAATAGCTAAAAACGCAATCAAAGCAATAAAAAAGTCCGATATGGTTATCGAAATTTCTCCTGCAGGAATAAGAAAGCCGGTAGAAGAGATATATCCTTCAAAAGAGCTTCTTGAGATAGCATATGAACTAGACATTCCCATAACATTCGGAAGCGATGCGCACAGTCCCGATCATGTAGGATATAAAAGAGAGACAATTGAAAATTTTGCAAAAAGTATAGGTTACACAAAATGTGCATACTATCGTAAAAAAGAGAGGATATTGGTCGATTTTTAA
- a CDS encoding ankyrin repeat domain-containing protein, with protein MEIFKMIEENDTKGIAEKLSEIEDINTLKNSENFSLLRYAVNRNADIKTVEILIEAGANIYEIDEEGVGILDDSIKKGRLDIVKLLVQKGIDPNTTKRKSGFTPLMAAVSYGCEDIVEYLLEYGVDKNIKDSFNKTAFDYARITGNKKTLKMLEEYEKS; from the coding sequence ATGGAAATATTTAAAATGATTGAGGAGAATGATACTAAAGGTATTGCAGAAAAACTGTCCGAAATAGAAGATATAAATACTCTAAAAAATAGTGAAAATTTTTCACTTTTAAGATATGCGGTCAACAGAAATGCAGATATAAAAACGGTAGAAATTTTGATAGAAGCAGGTGCGAATATATACGAAATTGATGAAGAGGGTGTGGGTATTTTGGATGATTCCATAAAAAAAGGAAGACTCGATATTGTAAAACTTCTTGTTCAAAAAGGTATAGATCCGAATACTACAAAACGAAAAAGCGGTTTTACACCCCTTATGGCAGCCGTAAGCTACGGATGTGAGGATATAGTGGAATATCTTTTGGAGTACGGAGTTGACAAAAATATCAAAGACAGTTTTAATAAAACGGCATTTGACTATGCGCGGATAACAGGAAATAAAAAAACTTTAAAAATGTTGGAGGAGTATGAAAAGAGTTGA
- a CDS encoding peptidase U32 family protein, whose protein sequence is MKRVELLSPAGNLEKLKIALNYGADAVYGGVSHFSLRIRAGKEFDLESFKEGIEYAHAMGKKVYCTINGFPFNSQIKLFRTHIQKMAELNPDAFIVSTPGVIKLCREIAPHIDLHLSTQANVMNYLDAEFYYEAGVKRIIAAREISLKDLAEIKRRVPELELEVFVHGSMCFAYSGRCLISTMQSGRVPNRGSCANDCRFPYVLYAENPETGTLFKLEEQPGEGTYIMNAKDLNLASHIKEILDSGAVDSLKIEGRTKSPYYAAITAKAYRQAIDDYYRGEFHPELYQKELHTTKHRGFTDAYLVQRPYEKEGTQKLDSSISEGTHQVTAEVTEDGFYFMCKDRMCINDEVEIIAPPNSKLEPCENEIGKVYEKEGNWFIRFYKIETKSGKEMECIHSGNTNPVKLPCRLPAFSFFRREVGKTD, encoded by the coding sequence ATGAAAAGAGTTGAACTTTTAAGTCCTGCCGGAAATCTTGAAAAACTTAAAATCGCTCTAAATTACGGAGCAGATGCTGTATATGGGGGAGTAAGCCACTTTTCTCTCAGAATCAGAGCCGGGAAAGAGTTTGATCTGGAGAGTTTCAAAGAAGGTATCGAATATGCTCATGCGATGGGGAAAAAAGTCTATTGTACAATAAACGGTTTTCCTTTCAATTCGCAGATAAAGCTTTTCAGAACTCATATCCAGAAGATGGCAGAGCTTAATCCTGATGCTTTTATAGTGAGTACTCCGGGTGTCATCAAACTGTGTCGGGAGATTGCTCCTCATATAGACCTGCATCTTTCAACCCAGGCAAATGTTATGAACTATCTTGATGCAGAATTTTATTATGAAGCCGGGGTAAAGAGAATAATTGCGGCACGCGAAATCAGTCTCAAAGACCTTGCAGAGATAAAAAGAAGAGTTCCCGAACTTGAACTGGAGGTTTTTGTACACGGCTCCATGTGTTTTGCTTATAGCGGCAGATGCCTAATAAGTACAATGCAAAGCGGCAGAGTTCCAAACAGAGGAAGCTGTGCAAACGACTGCAGGTTTCCTTATGTACTGTATGCCGAAAACCCCGAAACCGGAACACTTTTCAAGCTTGAAGAGCAGCCCGGTGAGGGAACATACATAATGAACGCTAAAGATCTCAATCTTGCAAGCCATATCAAAGAGATACTTGACAGCGGCGCGGTAGACAGCCTTAAGATAGAGGGGCGTACTAAAAGTCCGTATTATGCCGCAATTACAGCAAAAGCTTACAGGCAGGCTATAGATGACTATTACAGAGGCGAGTTTCACCCCGAGCTTTATCAAAAAGAGCTTCATACAACAAAACACAGAGGTTTTACTGATGCTTATCTAGTGCAGCGCCCATATGAAAAAGAGGGAACGCAAAAACTTGACAGTTCAATCAGTGAAGGAACTCATCAAGTAACTGCCGAAGTTACAGAGGACGGCTTCTATTTTATGTGCAAAGACAGGATGTGCATAAACGATGAGGTGGAAATCATAGCTCCGCCAAACTCTAAATTGGAGCCTTGTGAAAACGAGATAGGAAAAGTTTACGAAAAAGAGGGAAACTGGTTTATCAGATTTTACAAGATAGAAACAAAAAGCGGAAAAGAGATGGAGTGTATTCACAGCGGAAATACAAATCCCGTAAAACTTCCCTGCCGCCTTCCTGCGTTTTCATTTTTCAGGAGAGAAGTTGGAAAAACTGACTAA
- the purE gene encoding 5-(carboxyamino)imidazole ribonucleotide mutase: protein MRFISIIMGSKSDYEVMKECANVLEKFGVQYEMIISSAHRSPHRTKTYVVDAEKKGAKVFICAAGMAAHLAGVVASLTTKPVVGVPMKGGFMDGMDALLSTVQMPAGMPVATVAVGKAGAVNAAYLAMQILAIDDDELKVKLEEDRIAKAKKVEADSSEIEVLL, encoded by the coding sequence ATGAGATTTATATCTATCATTATGGGAAGTAAAAGCGATTATGAGGTTATGAAAGAGTGTGCCAATGTATTAGAAAAGTTTGGTGTACAGTATGAGATGATAATATCCAGTGCTCACAGAAGTCCACACAGAACAAAAACATATGTGGTAGATGCAGAAAAAAAAGGCGCAAAAGTGTTTATATGTGCTGCCGGAATGGCCGCTCATCTTGCCGGTGTAGTGGCGTCTCTAACTACAAAACCTGTAGTAGGCGTTCCTATGAAAGGTGGTTTTATGGATGGAATGGATGCGCTTCTAAGTACAGTTCAGATGCCTGCCGGCATGCCTGTGGCAACTGTAGCAGTAGGGAAAGCTGGAGCGGTAAATGCGGCATATCTTGCCATGCAGATACTTGCAATTGACGATGACGAACTGAAAGTAAAACTTGAAGAAGACAGAATAGCAAAAGCTAAAAAAGTGGAGGCTGATTCAAGTGAAATAGAGGTTTTGCTATAA
- a CDS encoding damage-control phosphatase ARMT1 family protein yields MNMKPDCLVCLFNQMLRVTKALDCDDISAKKVLDVAALTLAKFDLNQTPPEAAAILYPKISKVLGKEDVYETKKIESTNKAFKLMDLVLEKINKSEDDVDAALRAAVAGNVIDFATEVIFDIEKEIDTIFETEFAIDDKPLFKKRVKDAKTLMVIGDNVGEHVFDKIMMEILFDFNPGLDIYYVTRGKPIINDVTPSDVKAIDIDKIATIVNSGVDTPGFVYERANEETKELFDKVDLILAKGMGNYECMEERKDKRVFFLFKVKCNVVASKVGKRVGDIICMNNGIE; encoded by the coding sequence ATGAATATGAAACCTGATTGTCTGGTATGTCTTTTCAACCAGATGCTAAGGGTCACTAAGGCTCTTGATTGTGACGATATCAGTGCCAAAAAAGTTTTGGATGTGGCTGCTTTAACTTTAGCGAAATTCGATCTAAACCAAACACCGCCTGAAGCCGCTGCAATTCTTTATCCTAAAATATCTAAAGTATTGGGAAAAGAAGATGTTTACGAAACCAAAAAGATAGAGTCTACAAACAAAGCCTTCAAGCTGATGGATTTGGTACTTGAAAAGATAAATAAGAGCGAAGATGATGTGGATGCGGCTTTAAGAGCGGCGGTTGCAGGCAATGTGATAGATTTTGCGACTGAAGTGATATTTGATATCGAAAAAGAGATAGATACTATTTTTGAAACCGAATTTGCTATTGATGATAAGCCTCTTTTTAAAAAGAGAGTCAAAGATGCGAAAACTCTGATGGTTATCGGCGACAATGTGGGCGAACATGTTTTTGACAAAATAATGATGGAGATTCTTTTTGATTTCAATCCAGGTCTGGATATCTACTATGTAACAAGGGGGAAGCCTATCATCAATGATGTTACTCCAAGCGACGTAAAAGCCATTGATATAGACAAAATCGCCACTATAGTAAATAGCGGAGTTGATACACCCGGATTTGTATACGAAAGAGCAAACGAAGAGACCAAAGAGCTTTTTGACAAGGTGGATCTGATCCTTGCCAAAGGTATGGGAAACTATGAATGCATGGAAGAGAGAAAAGACAAAAGAGTTTTCTTTCTCTTCAAAGTAAAATGCAATGTAGTGGCTTCAAAAGTGGGAAAGCGGGTTGGTGATATAATTTGTATGAATAACGGAATCGAATGA
- a CDS encoding glutaredoxin family protein, which yields MSEAKKPQKRVVLFTGPGCHWCVKAKNYFRAKGIRFKEIDISRDKKAALDCERHGCRGVPVVLIGSRWICGFDQAKINKELGI from the coding sequence ATGAGTGAAGCAAAAAAACCTCAAAAAAGAGTAGTACTTTTTACAGGTCCCGGATGCCACTGGTGCGTAAAAGCCAAAAACTACTTTAGGGCAAAAGGGATAAGATTCAAAGAGATAGATATAAGCAGAGATAAAAAAGCGGCACTCGACTGTGAAAGACATGGATGCAGAGGAGTACCTGTTGTACTTATCGGAAGCAGATGGATATGCGGTTTTGATCAGGCAAAAATAAATAAAGAGTTGGGAATTTAG